One Ignavibacterium sp. DNA segment encodes these proteins:
- the frr gene encoding ribosome recycling factor: MHQIIKDANSRMDKTIEALRLELAKVRTGKATTALLDSVKVDYYGVMTPINQVGNITVLDPHTLSITPWDKSMVQVIDKAILEANLGFNPISDGTNLKIPIPALTEERRKDFVKLVKKFGEDSKVAIRNVRRDANDHLKREEKNKKMSEDELKSSEDEVQKLTDQHIKQIDEILKHKEKEILEV, translated from the coding sequence ATGCATCAAATAATTAAAGACGCAAATAGCAGAATGGATAAAACTATTGAAGCATTGAGATTAGAGCTTGCTAAAGTAAGAACCGGAAAAGCTACAACCGCTCTGCTTGATAGTGTAAAAGTAGATTACTACGGGGTTATGACTCCTATAAATCAGGTTGGCAATATAACTGTACTTGATCCGCATACATTATCAATAACGCCCTGGGATAAGTCGATGGTTCAGGTTATTGATAAAGCAATACTTGAGGCTAACCTTGGATTTAACCCTATAAGCGACGGCACTAATTTGAAAATTCCGATTCCTGCTCTTACTGAAGAGAGGCGAAAAGATTTTGTTAAATTGGTTAAAAAATTTGGTGAAGATTCTAAAGTTGCAATAAGAAATGTCAGACGCGATGCTAATGATCATTTAAAACGTGAAGAAAAAAATAAAAAAATGTCCGAAGATGAATTAAAGAGTTCAGAGGATGAAGTTCAGAAATTAACTGATCAGCATATTAAACAAATAGATGAAATTCTTAAGCATAAAGAAAAAGAAATTTTGGAAGTTTAA
- the pyrH gene encoding UMP kinase yields the protein MNKVKYKRVLLKLSGESLEGDQGFGISSEVLDFFAEEVKKVHDAGVQLGIVIGGGNIYRGLSASKQGIDRATGDQMGMLATMINSLALQNAIEKKDIQTRLMSAIKMEEIAEPYIRRRAIRHLEKGRVVILGAGTGHPYFSTDTAASLRAVEIGADIIVKGTRVDGVYDSDPEKNTDAVKFEKISYLDILTKDLRVMDLTAVSLCQENNLPMMVFNMDVPGNLLKLVMGEAVGTSISN from the coding sequence ATGAATAAAGTAAAATATAAGAGAGTACTTTTAAAATTGAGCGGCGAATCGTTAGAAGGTGATCAGGGTTTTGGTATATCTTCCGAAGTTCTGGATTTTTTTGCCGAAGAAGTTAAAAAAGTTCATGATGCCGGAGTTCAATTGGGCATTGTTATAGGCGGCGGAAATATTTATCGCGGTTTAAGTGCCAGTAAACAGGGTATCGATAGAGCAACAGGCGATCAAATGGGAATGCTTGCAACAATGATCAATTCACTTGCACTTCAGAATGCTATTGAGAAGAAAGATATACAAACAAGATTGATGAGTGCAATAAAAATGGAAGAAATAGCCGAGCCTTATATCAGAAGACGAGCAATAAGACATCTTGAAAAAGGAAGAGTTGTTATTTTAGGTGCCGGAACCGGTCATCCGTATTTTAGCACTGATACTGCTGCTTCTTTAAGAGCTGTTGAAATTGGTGCCGACATTATTGTAAAAGGAACAAGAGTTGACGGCGTTTATGATTCTGATCCTGAAAAAAACACAGACGCTGTAAAGTTTGAAAAAATTTCTTATCTGGATATTCTTACAAAAGATTTACGTGTTATGGATTTAACGGCGGTCAGTTTATGTCAGGAAAATAATTTGCCTATGATGGTTTTTAATATGGATGTTCCGGGTAACCTGTTAAAACTTGTTATGGGCGAAGCTGTTGGAACTTCTATTAGTAATTAA
- the gmk gene encoding guanylate kinase, which produces MEKTGKIIAISSPSGGGKTSVVRQVLKNFPEIIFSVSVTTRPKRKNEVDGVDYFFVDDKEFERRIKNNEFIEWERFYDYYYGTLKSFVDNNIASGKSVLFEVDVKGALSLKKIYPDNSCLIYIDPPSFEELVKRLKNRKTESEEDLQKRIDRAKMELSYKTQFDYIFINDELNKVYKSVESLIKKILSKE; this is translated from the coding sequence TTGGAGAAAACAGGAAAGATAATTGCAATCTCATCACCCAGCGGAGGCGGAAAGACCTCGGTTGTAAGACAGGTGTTAAAGAATTTTCCTGAGATTATATTTTCTGTTTCAGTTACTACACGCCCTAAAAGGAAAAATGAAGTTGATGGCGTAGATTATTTTTTTGTTGATGATAAGGAATTTGAACGAAGAATTAAGAATAACGAGTTTATCGAATGGGAAAGATTTTATGATTACTATTACGGTACTTTAAAAAGCTTTGTTGATAATAATATTGCTTCAGGTAAATCAGTACTTTTTGAGGTTGATGTTAAAGGTGCCTTGTCACTAAAAAAGATATATCCTGATAACAGCTGTTTAATTTATATTGATCCGCCTTCTTTTGAAGAATTGGTTAAACGGCTTAAAAACCGTAAAACTGAGAGTGAAGAAGATTTGCAAAAAAGAATTGACAGGGCAAAAATGGAATTGAGTTACAAGACACAATTTGATTATATTTTCATTAATGATGAATTAAATAAAGTTTATAAAAGCGTTGAGAGTTTAATTAAAAAAATATTAAGTAAGGAGTAA
- a CDS encoding YicC/YloC family endoribonuclease has product MILSMTGYGKGTASNSKWSVDTEVKSINSRYLEVFIKYPPVLATKEYEIRELVKSKIKRGKLNLNIQIKKNGFENETVSFNEEKLKEYLALIKKIKKTAKLSDKIKLDHILTSKEILIAPLEEISEKEFESVKSSLNISLDSLIKMKKAEGSVLEKDLKKRIKSISKYLASIEEQAESEVSEHFKKYKEKIKNLLDENAKINNERLETELAMIAERADITEECVRLRSHIKFFLESITKDDDPGRKLNFLCQEMNREANTISAKTLSTSISHSSVYIKEEIERIREQIQNIE; this is encoded by the coding sequence ATGATTTTAAGTATGACCGGTTACGGTAAAGGCACTGCTTCAAATAGTAAGTGGAGTGTTGATACCGAAGTTAAAAGTATAAACAGCAGATACCTTGAAGTTTTTATTAAATATCCGCCAGTTCTGGCAACAAAAGAATATGAAATCAGGGAATTAGTAAAATCTAAAATTAAAAGAGGTAAGCTCAATCTTAATATTCAGATTAAGAAAAACGGTTTTGAGAATGAAACTGTTTCTTTCAATGAAGAAAAATTAAAAGAATATTTAGCACTTATTAAAAAAATTAAAAAGACAGCTAAATTATCTGATAAGATCAAGCTGGATCATATTCTGACGAGCAAAGAAATATTAATTGCGCCACTTGAAGAGATATCCGAAAAAGAATTTGAAAGTGTAAAAAGCTCATTAAATATTTCACTTGATTCCCTTATAAAGATGAAAAAAGCTGAAGGCAGTGTACTTGAAAAAGATTTGAAGAAAAGAATAAAATCAATCAGCAAATATCTTGCTTCAATTGAAGAACAAGCTGAATCAGAGGTAAGTGAGCATTTTAAAAAGTATAAAGAAAAAATAAAGAACCTGCTTGATGAAAATGCAAAAATTAATAACGAAAGACTTGAGACTGAACTGGCAATGATTGCTGAACGGGCAGATATCACCGAAGAATGTGTGCGGCTGAGAAGTCACATTAAATTTTTTCTCGAAAGTATTACTAAAGATGATGATCCCGGGAGAAAGTTAAATTTTCTATGTCAGGAGATGAATCGGGAAGCAAATACGATTTCAGCCAAAACACTTTCTACATCAATTTCGCACAGTTCGGTTTATATTAAAGAAGAGATAGAGCGAATCAGAGAACAAATACAAAATATTGAATAA
- a CDS encoding NAD-dependent epimerase/dehydratase family protein → MKYLITGGAGFLGINLVRYLHSRGHEVTSLDIVQFDYPDMNDKINIITGDIRDKQKVKEAVAGQDIVVHTAAALPLYKPEDIYSTDIDGTRNLIEESFNQKVKRFIHISSTAVYGIPDHHPLLENDKLDGVGPYGKAKILAEEECIKFRQKGMCVPILRPKSFIGPERLGVFDLLYDWAQDGKGFPMIGNGKNRYQLLDVEDLCESIYLAATLDEKIVNDTFNIGAKEFTTMREDYQAVLDYAGFGKKIVGLPEKPIIYTLKFLEALKLSPLYKWVYETASKDSFVSIEKAEKVLGYKPKFSNKDALIRNYKWYIEHRDEFINKDGVSHRVPWKQGILRFAKIFF, encoded by the coding sequence ATGAAGTATTTAATTACAGGCGGTGCGGGATTTTTAGGAATTAATCTCGTAAGATATCTGCATTCACGCGGACACGAAGTCACCTCTCTTGATATCGTTCAATTCGATTATCCCGATATGAATGACAAAATTAATATCATTACCGGTGATATCAGAGATAAACAAAAAGTTAAAGAAGCTGTTGCCGGACAGGATATAGTTGTTCATACTGCTGCAGCACTGCCGCTTTATAAACCTGAAGATATTTATTCTACAGATATTGACGGAACAAGAAATCTGATTGAAGAATCTTTTAATCAAAAAGTAAAAAGATTTATTCATATTTCATCAACAGCTGTTTATGGAATTCCGGATCATCATCCTTTATTAGAAAATGATAAACTTGATGGAGTTGGTCCTTATGGTAAGGCAAAAATTTTAGCAGAAGAAGAATGCATTAAGTTTAGGCAAAAAGGAATGTGTGTTCCTATTCTGCGTCCAAAATCTTTTATCGGACCGGAAAGACTTGGAGTATTTGATCTGCTTTATGATTGGGCACAGGATGGGAAAGGTTTTCCAATGATCGGCAACGGAAAAAATCGTTACCAGCTTTTAGATGTTGAAGATCTCTGCGAATCAATTTATCTAGCAGCAACTCTTGATGAAAAAATTGTTAACGATACTTTTAACATTGGGGCAAAAGAATTCACAACAATGCGCGAAGATTACCAGGCAGTTTTAGATTATGCTGGTTTTGGTAAAAAAATAGTTGGGCTGCCGGAAAAGCCAATCATTTACACTTTAAAATTTTTAGAAGCGCTTAAACTTTCTCCGCTTTACAAGTGGGTTTACGAAACTGCCTCTAAAGATTCATTCGTTTCAATTGAAAAGGCAGAAAAAGTTCTAGGATACAAACCAAAATTTTCTAACAAAGATGCTTTAATAAGAAATTATAAATGGTACATTGAGCATCGGGATGAGTTTATTAACAAAGACGGTGTTTCTCATCGTGTACCATGGAAACAGGGAATTTTAAGATTTGCTAAAATCTTTTTCTAA
- the rplM gene encoding 50S ribosomal protein L13, protein MKQEKLTKFVKTEDAEHKWYLVDAEGQTLGRMASKIAKIIRGKNKPIFTPNTDTGDFVVVINAEKVKLTGKREHLKDYKRHSGYPGGQTVTSFKEMLAKKPEFVVENAVRGMLPKTKLGNKLIKKLKVYSGTEHPHAAQKPETISLTEK, encoded by the coding sequence GTGAAACAAGAAAAATTAACAAAATTTGTTAAAACTGAGGATGCCGAACATAAATGGTATCTTGTAGATGCAGAAGGTCAGACTTTGGGCAGAATGGCTTCCAAAATTGCTAAGATTATTCGAGGTAAGAATAAACCAATCTTTACGCCTAATACTGACACTGGCGATTTTGTTGTTGTTATCAATGCTGAAAAAGTAAAATTGACAGGTAAACGCGAACACTTAAAAGATTATAAAAGACATTCAGGTTATCCGGGCGGTCAGACAGTAACTTCTTTTAAAGAGATGCTCGCTAAAAAACCAGAATTTGTGGTTGAAAATGCTGTAAGAGGAATGCTTCCGAAAACTAAATTAGGAAACAAACTGATAAAAAAACTTAAAGTATATTCCGGTACTGAGCATCCTCATGCTGCACAAAAACCTGAAACAATTAGTTTAACGGAGAAATAA
- the tsf gene encoding translation elongation factor Ts has protein sequence MAITAAQVNELRQKTGAGMMDCKKALTEANGDFEKAIEILRKKGASVASKRAEKSANEGIVVTKISDDNKKAVIIEVNCETDFVAKSDDFIKLAKAVLESAYSSESVDAKQLLDSDKALNDMLVDVMGKVGEKIEVSRTLTVKAENGLIVDYIHMGSKLGVIIKFDNVPAKNDELIELGKNLAMQVAAMNPMCVYRDEVPSATIEKEIDIYKELARKEGKPENILEKIATGKLNKFFAENCLFEQTYIKDSTSSKTISNLMDDYNKKNGTQTKISMFKRFHLGDENK, from the coding sequence ATGGCTATTACAGCTGCACAAGTAAATGAACTTAGACAAAAAACCGGTGCTGGTATGATGGATTGTAAAAAAGCACTTACCGAAGCAAACGGTGATTTTGAAAAAGCAATTGAAATCTTGAGAAAAAAAGGTGCATCGGTTGCCAGCAAACGTGCTGAGAAATCTGCTAATGAAGGAATTGTTGTTACAAAGATTTCGGATGATAATAAGAAAGCTGTTATTATTGAAGTGAATTGTGAAACTGATTTTGTTGCAAAAAGTGATGACTTTATAAAATTAGCTAAAGCTGTTCTTGAGTCTGCTTATAGCTCCGAATCTGTTGATGCTAAACAATTATTGGATTCTGATAAAGCTTTAAATGATATGTTAGTTGATGTAATGGGTAAAGTTGGTGAAAAGATAGAAGTATCACGGACTTTGACTGTTAAAGCTGAAAATGGATTAATTGTAGATTATATACATATGGGTTCCAAACTTGGCGTAATTATTAAGTTTGATAATGTACCTGCAAAAAATGATGAGTTGATTGAGCTGGGAAAAAATCTTGCGATGCAGGTTGCTGCTATGAATCCAATGTGTGTTTATAGAGATGAAGTTCCATCTGCCACAATAGAAAAAGAAATAGACATCTATAAAGAGCTTGCAAGAAAAGAAGGTAAACCGGAAAATATTCTTGAAAAAATTGCAACCGGAAAACTGAATAAATTTTTTGCTGAGAATTGTCTGTTTGAACAAACTTATATTAAGGATAGTACCAGCTCAAAAACCATTTCAAATCTTATGGATGATTACAACAAGAAAAATGGTACACAAACTAAAATTAGTATGTTCAAACGCTTCCATCTTGGCGATGAGAATAAATGA
- a CDS encoding deoxyhypusine synthase, protein MAEKKDYLKDIVKHIDIKQHNVVSLVDAMEDMAFTARDLNRAANIFDMMIKDENCGIILTLAGSLFSAGLKKVVYDMIMNNMVDAIVSTGAIIVDQDFFEALGFKHYKGTKWVDDNEMRELHIDRIYDTFIDEDELRICDDTTAAIFDSMKPGAYSSREFIWEFGKYLEENGGPKVDDSVIWAAYKKNVPIFVPAFSDCSAGFGFVMHQHKNQDNYVSCDSGKDFYELTKIKLHSKETGIFMIGGGVPKNFTQDIVVAADILQEEADMHKYAIQITVADERDGALSGSTLKEASSWGKVSTSFEQMVYSEATVAMPLIAGYAYHKGNWKRRKAREFQKIYQKEKAEA, encoded by the coding sequence ATGGCAGAAAAAAAAGATTATCTAAAAGATATTGTTAAACATATTGATATTAAACAGCATAACGTTGTATCGCTTGTTGATGCAATGGAAGATATGGCATTTACTGCAAGAGACCTGAACCGTGCAGCAAATATTTTTGATATGATGATAAAAGATGAAAATTGCGGAATAATATTAACTCTTGCCGGAAGTCTTTTCAGCGCAGGTTTAAAAAAAGTTGTTTATGATATGATTATGAATAATATGGTTGATGCAATTGTTTCAACCGGTGCAATTATAGTTGATCAGGACTTCTTTGAAGCATTAGGTTTTAAACATTATAAAGGAACCAAATGGGTAGATGATAACGAAATGAGAGAGCTGCATATAGATAGGATTTATGATACTTTCATTGATGAAGACGAACTTAGAATTTGTGATGATACTACTGCTGCAATTTTTGATTCAATGAAACCGGGTGCTTATTCATCAAGAGAGTTTATTTGGGAGTTTGGAAAATATCTTGAGGAAAATGGCGGACCTAAAGTTGACGATTCTGTTATATGGGCAGCATACAAAAAGAATGTTCCGATTTTTGTTCCTGCTTTTTCAGACTGCTCTGCCGGATTCGGATTTGTAATGCATCAACATAAAAATCAGGATAATTATGTTAGCTGTGATTCAGGAAAAGATTTTTATGAACTGACAAAAATTAAATTACACAGCAAAGAAACCGGAATATTTATGATAGGCGGCGGCGTTCCGAAAAATTTTACACAGGATATTGTTGTAGCAGCAGATATTCTTCAGGAAGAAGCAGATATGCACAAATATGCAATCCAAATTACTGTTGCTGATGAACGCGATGGTGCACTTTCCGGTTCAACTTTAAAAGAAGCAAGCTCTTGGGGTAAGGTTTCTACAAGTTTTGAACAAATGGTTTACTCGGAAGCAACAGTTGCAATGCCTTTAATTGCCGGTTATGCTTACCACAAAGGCAATTGGAAAAGAAGAAAAGCAAGAGAGTTTCAAAAGATTTATCAAAAAGAAAAAGCTGAAGCTTAG
- a CDS encoding BamA/TamA family outer membrane protein produces MIILLLSCKTVIAQSYYDYELKKINFSGNSFFSESDLKQNIESKESPMWFWIFLNSFTPFGDEPIYFDSSKISIDIMAIKELYHSNGFFLTEVEHSFSPDTSDKTITLNYTINENKPFYYGTIDYAGLNKLPDFEIDLLNKELIELDTTKQFSETEIESNITSIKRFLSNHGYIFGSYDSTVVSIDTVLNKTNIKIFFDPHDRYTIKETIINKTGKSIEQISNRLIGEIADLKPGKNYDQAQIDRSELRLLKTELFSSLDINPLISDTVNKTIPIEINAVITSLNQLAPEVKADNEFNTFNTGLGISYTRKNFFGDARKLTISTSFRLLDVTNYDFNKIFDSNHGIIDLNLKMEQPFLFGSPILTSTELYLRSQTIPQDENAYGGTQRFDFEMPYYTFVTLLRPFIGFDIAERKARFVPLTTSNEISIKVSSFTPGIGIELGSSKTDDILFPTKGNFFFITPELFYSQTEYRITEYLTNSEVSLNDTVSIGNTYFYRIQTGFSSYLSISNDKMTVLAGKIRIGYAQPFTSSHNEDFSSEELIPPNKTFYAGGSNSIRGWKARELIPTNKINYAGYTTNTQDFRGGTTWFEGSVEFRKKLNDFFGYAVFADYGNTWNGWKEIQINDIALAIGLGIRVYTPIAPFRLDFGTKFFDPSDRRMIFKKNLWDNLSIQFGIGEAF; encoded by the coding sequence ATGATCATACTCTTACTAAGCTGCAAGACTGTAATTGCACAGTCTTATTATGACTATGAATTAAAGAAAATAAATTTTTCAGGTAATTCCTTTTTTTCAGAATCCGACCTAAAACAAAATATTGAAAGCAAAGAATCACCAATGTGGTTTTGGATTTTTCTTAATTCATTTACACCCTTTGGAGATGAACCGATATACTTTGATTCTTCAAAGATTTCAATTGATATTATGGCAATCAAAGAGCTTTATCATTCAAATGGATTTTTTTTGACTGAGGTTGAGCATTCATTTAGTCCCGATACATCAGATAAAACAATAACATTAAATTATACAATAAATGAAAACAAACCGTTTTATTATGGCACGATTGATTATGCTGGCTTGAATAAGCTTCCTGATTTTGAAATAGATCTTTTGAACAAAGAACTTATCGAACTGGATACTACTAAGCAGTTTTCAGAAACAGAAATAGAATCAAATATAACTTCGATTAAAAGATTTCTTTCAAACCATGGCTATATTTTTGGAAGTTATGACAGCACTGTTGTGTCAATAGATACTGTGCTTAATAAAACTAATATCAAAATATTTTTTGATCCGCATGACAGATATACAATTAAAGAAACTATTATTAACAAAACCGGCAAATCAATCGAGCAGATAAGTAATAGGCTTATTGGAGAAATTGCTGATCTTAAACCCGGAAAAAATTATGATCAGGCACAGATTGACAGAAGCGAACTGAGATTACTAAAAACAGAATTGTTTTCCTCTCTCGATATAAATCCATTGATTTCCGATACTGTTAACAAAACTATTCCGATTGAAATTAATGCTGTTATAACTTCACTTAATCAATTAGCACCAGAGGTTAAAGCTGATAACGAGTTCAATACATTTAATACAGGTTTGGGTATAAGCTACACACGTAAAAACTTTTTTGGCGATGCAAGAAAGCTGACCATATCAACATCCTTTAGATTATTAGATGTAACAAATTATGATTTTAATAAAATCTTTGATTCAAACCATGGTATTATTGACCTTAACCTGAAAATGGAACAGCCATTTTTGTTTGGCAGTCCAATACTAACATCAACTGAGTTATATTTAAGATCGCAAACAATTCCACAGGATGAAAATGCTTACGGCGGTACACAAAGATTTGATTTTGAAATGCCGTATTATACTTTCGTTACCTTATTACGACCTTTTATCGGATTTGATATTGCTGAAAGAAAAGCAAGATTTGTACCTTTAACAACTTCAAATGAAATATCTATTAAAGTTAGCAGTTTTACTCCCGGTATTGGTATTGAACTGGGCTCTTCTAAAACAGATGATATATTATTTCCGACAAAAGGAAATTTCTTTTTCATTACTCCTGAATTATTTTATTCTCAGACAGAATATCGTATTACTGAATACTTAACTAATAGCGAAGTCAGTTTGAATGATACAGTATCAATCGGCAATACCTATTTTTATAGAATTCAAACAGGGTTTTCATCATATCTTTCAATATCAAACGATAAGATGACAGTGCTTGCCGGTAAAATAAGAATTGGTTATGCACAACCTTTTACTTCTTCACATAATGAAGATTTTTCATCAGAAGAATTAATCCCGCCAAATAAAACTTTTTATGCCGGCGGAAGCAATTCAATTAGAGGATGGAAAGCCCGGGAATTGATTCCAACTAACAAAATAAACTATGCCGGATATACAACTAATACTCAGGATTTTCGCGGAGGCACTACTTGGTTTGAAGGTTCGGTTGAGTTTAGAAAAAAACTTAATGATTTTTTTGGATATGCTGTTTTTGCTGATTATGGTAATACCTGGAACGGCTGGAAAGAAATTCAGATTAATGATATTGCTTTAGCTATCGGACTTGGAATCAGAGTATATACTCCGATTGCACCTTTCAGATTAGATTTTGGAACTAAGTTTTTTGATCCATCGGATAGAAGAATGATATTTAAAAAAAATCTATGGGATAATTTATCAATCCAGTTTGGCATAGGTGAAGCATTTTAA
- the rpsI gene encoding 30S ribosomal protein S9 — protein MAEKIFVGRRKTSVARVILKNGNGKITVNNKEFEEFFPQLLSREDILLPFKLTETEGKYDVQVNVKGGGTTGQAQSVRLGIARALVEINPDYRAKLKTEGLLTRDPRMVERKKYGQPKARKRFQFSKR, from the coding sequence ATGGCTGAGAAAATTTTTGTTGGAAGAAGAAAGACATCTGTTGCACGAGTTATTTTAAAAAATGGTAACGGTAAAATTACTGTTAACAATAAAGAGTTTGAGGAATTCTTTCCTCAGCTTTTAAGCAGAGAAGATATCTTACTACCATTCAAGCTTACTGAGACAGAAGGCAAATATGATGTTCAGGTTAATGTTAAAGGCGGCGGCACTACAGGTCAGGCTCAATCTGTAAGATTAGGTATTGCAAGAGCATTAGTAGAAATCAATCCTGATTACAGAGCAAAGCTTAAAACTGAAGGACTTTTAACAAGAGATCCGAGAATGGTTGAAAGAAAGAAATATGGTCAGCCAAAAGCTCGTAAAAGATTTCAATTTTCAAAGAGATAA
- the rpsB gene encoding 30S ribosomal protein S2 — MRKVDLTQLVEAGAHFGHLTRRWNPKMKPYIFMEKNGIHIIDLKKTQKYLIEAADELSKFASEGKKILFVGTKKQAKNVIETEARRSNQNWVSERWLGGMLTNFATIRKSVKRLSNIEKQETDGTFDKITKKERLFLTREKDKLKKVLEGVESMNKLPGALFIVDIKKEAIAVQEAHRLNIPVFAIVDTNCDPDEVDYLIPANDDAVKTVEIITQFMADAVIEGESKFKEKKAEEVAEKERVKKEKEAERKEEAKKKSESKAKKEAKEQTDTNEKTEE, encoded by the coding sequence ATGAGAAAAGTTGATTTAACTCAGCTTGTAGAAGCTGGTGCGCATTTCGGTCATTTAACCCGCCGATGGAATCCTAAGATGAAGCCATATATTTTTATGGAAAAAAACGGGATTCATATAATTGATCTTAAAAAAACACAAAAATATCTGATTGAAGCTGCTGATGAATTATCAAAGTTTGCTTCTGAAGGTAAAAAAATTCTTTTCGTTGGAACCAAAAAACAAGCTAAAAATGTAATTGAAACAGAAGCCAGAAGAAGTAATCAAAATTGGGTTAGCGAAAGATGGCTTGGTGGTATGCTAACTAATTTTGCTACGATTAGAAAAAGTGTTAAAAGATTGAGTAATATCGAAAAGCAGGAAACTGATGGTACGTTTGATAAGATAACCAAAAAAGAAAGACTTTTTCTGACAAGAGAGAAAGATAAACTGAAAAAAGTTCTTGAGGGTGTTGAGTCAATGAATAAATTGCCCGGAGCTTTATTTATTGTTGATATTAAAAAAGAAGCTATCGCTGTTCAGGAAGCTCATAGATTAAATATTCCTGTATTTGCAATTGTAGATACAAATTGTGATCCGGATGAAGTGGATTATTTAATTCCTGCCAATGATGATGCAGTTAAAACAGTTGAAATAATTACTCAGTTTATGGCTGACGCAGTTATTGAAGGAGAATCGAAGTTTAAAGAAAAGAAAGCCGAAGAAGTTGCAGAAAAAGAGCGTGTAAAGAAAGAAAAAGAAGCTGAAAGAAAGGAAGAAGCAAAGAAAAAATCGGAGTCCAAAGCAAAAAAAGAAGCTAAGGAACAAACAGATACAAACGAAAAAACAGAAGAATAG
- a CDS encoding L,D-transpeptidase: protein MEPNKENNNKALLGIFKSVLVRNVLLTIGAIVLFFSGVLVYGVILNIREIPLKEAMLNKGFRKLADVNIVVERKNYTLSVYEDTVLIKSYRASFGRNLTDKKKRFNDGATPVGTYKICSISDDKNYYKFVKINYPNLDDASDALRKSFITQKEFNQIKFEFYYEECVSYNQVLGGNVGIQGIGRLNIIFKNLPFVYNWTDGSIALSNEDLDEIIKVIKPGTQIVIK, encoded by the coding sequence ATGGAACCAAACAAAGAAAACAATAATAAAGCTTTACTTGGCATTTTTAAGAGCGTTCTTGTAAGAAATGTCCTGTTAACTATCGGAGCTATTGTTCTGTTTTTTTCGGGAGTTCTTGTTTACGGTGTTATTTTAAATATTCGTGAGATACCTTTAAAGGAAGCTATGTTAAATAAAGGATTCAGAAAATTAGCAGATGTAAACATTGTTGTCGAAAGGAAGAATTATACTTTAAGCGTTTATGAAGATACTGTACTGATAAAATCATATCGGGCAAGTTTTGGAAGAAATCTGACAGATAAGAAAAAAAGATTTAATGATGGCGCTACACCTGTTGGTACATACAAAATCTGCAGCATATCTGATGATAAAAATTATTATAAGTTCGTTAAAATTAATTACCCTAATCTTGATGATGCATCAGATGCTTTAAGAAAATCATTTATTACGCAAAAAGAATTTAACCAGATAAAATTTGAATTTTATTATGAAGAATGTGTCAGTTATAATCAAGTACTGGGCGGGAATGTTGGTATCCAGGGGATTGGAAGATTAAATATTATATTTAAAAATCTGCCCTTTGTTTATAATTGGACCGATGGATCAATTGCATTAAGCAATGAGGATCTTGATGAAATAATTAAAGTAATTAAACCAGGAACACAAATTGTTATCAAATAA